In Phoenix dactylifera cultivar Barhee BC4 chromosome 1, palm_55x_up_171113_PBpolish2nd_filt_p, whole genome shotgun sequence, the genomic stretch TACGTAACAAAATCTTAACAAAATTGGGATGCATTTCAAATGCATCTGAGTCAGATTACGAAAAACCAAGCGGATAGAGAAATAGAAGATACATGGAAAAAATCTTCAGATACTATATAATTCCAGCCTGGAAGAAACCAGCAGAATGTAAAAGGAGTATGAAATCTCAAAATAATAACCTTTGCAACGGCCTTAGGAGGGTAGTCTCCTCCTAACCTTGCATCCACACACTGTTTTACTTTATCTTCACTAAGTCTTGGTGTTGCCTGCACATGATCAACATGTTAACTAGTCTGTGATAAAGAAAAAGTTATTCGTCACTCAGATACCATGAGAAACAAAAGGATGAAGCAGGAAACAACTTTGGAAACAATAATAACATATATGATGTAATTAAGGAAAGAGGAGCAAATGCATACCCATGTCACAAGACTCTGCTGGCCTCTTGGTAGCGTATGATCCACAGGTTTACGACCAGTCAAAAGCTCCAAAAGAACAACACCAAAGCTGTAAACATCGCTCTTGGAACTAAGTTGTCCTGTCATTGCATACCTGACACCCCAggtggggaaaaaagaaaaacttaaatTGAAGACatctaaaatatgattcatgaaTCAGGCACACGGTCAAGGGTTGGGGAAAGAAGGGGGCAAATTTTAAATTATCCTGAACTTTCACTTAAGATCTGGAAAAACTTACTCTGGAGCATGATAACCAAAGGTTCCAAGAACACGAGTAGAGTGAAGACGTGCTGCCATGTCAGGAGCTTGATTTGACAGGTCAAAATCAGCTATTTTcgcaacatcatcatcaaagatAAGTACATTGCTGGACTTAATGTCACGATGAATAACACGAGGTTGAACTTTCTCATGTAGATATTCAAGTCCTCTTGCAGCTCCTACGGCAATTTTCACCCGCTGTGCCCATGACAAAACTGGACCTGGTTGTGCTCCTTTAACACCTTTCCGCCCTGTACTTGTGAATCATGCATTATGCTGCTTGTATTATTGATAAGAACATGTGGACATTATTTCAAACCAAATATTACAGAGGAACATCTTAACAGATCAATCTCttcaaataataatgaaatttaGTCGCATTCATGTTCTTCATTATTCAGTGCGATAAATTCTTAAGATATGCCCTTAAATATGGTTAAAGAATGCAATCTGCAACCGGCAGGCGTACCTAACAAATATTTGGTCAATTACATTAAAAATTGGGGTTCAAATGCTCACACAAAAGCAACATCCTTGCTTGAAAACAATATGCATTTTAGCGCTTGTTGCACTACTTAACAAGTATACATCGTGGTGTCTATACAAATGTACAGTGGACCAAGCACGAGGGAGTTATATTAATCTGTGACTCGGTTACAGAACAGCAATACAAGGAGGAATGATATTGGAGAATCCCGACCTCCCAATTCTCCATTCCTAAGTGCAACTCCACTATCCAACAAAGCATTCAAAAGTATACTTTTCAAGCTAAAGATGGTGCAAATACCTGACCCATGGAATGTCCTTTATTGTCTTTGCAATACATAGTGCAAAAGTCTACTGTAACATTCTAAGTCAAGGCTTACTAAAACACGTCCAGATTCCTCCTGACGGGCCATCAGAATGCAGCATGTCTAAGAAAATGAAAACCCTCAAGATGGCACTAGGAGTCCTAGGTCTTATAATTTTGTAGGCCAGAAATATTTGTATGAAACAAAACCCAAGGGTCTCGTTTGATTCAGTCAGATGGTCGTATTCCATGGGCTCTGATGAAATCATGTGGGTTGTTTTACAATCCTTTAGTACAATTCTTTGGACGATATTATTCTAGCAGTCCATGATGAATTATTGGAACTTGTAAGTGGAAGTATTTAAGTCAACTAAGAGTTGCAAAGATTTTGAGGATGACAAAAAAAGAATGAAGAATCTTGACAAACTCAAACAATTTGTTTGATTAATAGCTAGGTCCAAGAGGGCAGGCCTTGGTGCAAAGATACAATTGCTCCACTGTAACTTGGGTGTCATGGGTTGAAAACATAGAAACAGCCTCTCCATATGCGGGGGTAAGGCTACCAAAACCCTACAATGGCAAGAGCCTCGTGCAGTGGGATACCCTTTTTTAATAGCTAGGTCCAAAAAGAGAATAAATTAAAACCAGAGGAACTATGTTCTCGATCTTCTATTGAGAACAAAATGCATGACTCCAAAGATTGTGGATATGTTGATGAATCCCAGCCTAAAGCTTATAGTAAGCAAGGCCATATCAAGATGACAAGGAATAGCGATGAGTCAATGTTGTCAATTTATCCTCGCCCCTCAAAAACATTTGATGTTGTACTGCATATTCAAATGTCTAAGACAAAGCAATATTAAACAAGCAAACTGATCACCATCCAATTGAGGTAAACCTTGATACTACTTGGTTATTCCATCAATACAAGATATATTACGAGGAAAAGCATATTGATTGAAGGAAATTTTAAAAAGTATGAGGGAAAGTAGCAAATTGTTTGCAGGAGCTACATTACATGGACTCAGGTACACATGTTGGGCATGGGTAGCTGTCTAAATGTTTGATCCTTTCAATATTTGAGAATCTCTTCTTATAGAGCCATGTCCAAATGTCATACCAATATCCATGTTGTCGGGTGTGGATACTTTTAAGGCTAATTTGGGTAGCATGTATTGGGCATGGTTCAAAGTTTTTACCAAATACCTCAAAATCATCCAAAAGAGCTCCAGATCCTCCAAGAAGCACTTTCTAACCCTCCAAAAACAATGCCTAATCGTGTAGCTTTCTACTCACAATAGGTAACCAAGCATGTTATTTTGATCATTATTTgacattcaaatttcaaactatcAAAACCTCCAATCTCTACAGTGATGATGCTTACTGTAAAAGCCCTCAAGCCACTGACACCATAAATAATGTGCGCATGGATTTGAAATCAGCAACAGTATTTCTTAGCACCATCAACACTTCTACAGGAAATTCCTTTAAACATAAGCCAAGTCCTCGAGATTCCCAATAAAAACCTAAAAGATAGAAGCATAGCTGATGGGAAGATAACAAATATTGGTTTTCACCTTGCATGACAACAATCATGCCACTGAGTCGATCCAGTGAACATGATGAAGGTGTTTAATCTTAAGACTCAAGGGTCCTGAAAGTATGGTGAGAATATCACTTGCACTAAAAAATTAGCAACATAATTTCATATCTCCAAGTTATGTAAGTTGATAAGATGCAAGTCATTGACATATGCATGAACACTAAATAATCAAGTGCTTTCAGCAACATTCTTCAAAATGTCTCCCATAAAATTGTGAATATGCAGGGTGAAATCAATTTTCTATTCAAAAACTCTCTCGAGTTTTTAAAGAGATCTGTTGGACAACCATTGGTTAATAAGCATAGATAATTGGGCCACTCAGATTTGTAGGAGCTAGTTTAATGAAGACACATTAGTCTAAATATGGagcacatttttgataaaaacaaAGGAATGCGAAGAtgcttcctttcttttcctcctcgcATTTGATTGCATGAGGTTTACAGTCCTTACAACTTATCACAATTTAATATAAAGATGAAAAGGTTATCTTTTATTACCATATCCAAACAACTGAAAATATGACTGCCAATACAAAATGTCATagaaaagattctgaatatagTGACTGCAAATGATCATTACTTACCATGTAGAATATCATGAAGGGATCCCATAGTGGCAAACTCATATGCAAGAACACGAAGATTTCCATCAACACAATAGCCAAGTAGCTGTACAATGTTTTCATGCTTCAACCTTGACACCATGGATACCTATATAGACCTCTATGAGTGGATGCGCAAATCCAATTTAAAGTATGCAAGTTTTAGGAAAAGTTATCAAACCTGTGCCAAATAATCTTGATCAGGCTGCTTACTGGCATCTAATTTTTTTATGGCTGATTTTTCCCCACTTTTCAGTACACCATAGTACACCCTAGCATAAGAACCCTCTCCAATTAAAGTTTCGCTGCTGAAATTTTTGGTAATTTCCTTTATTTCATCCACAAGAATGGCAGGGACTGCAATAGGCTGCACTTTCACACTTTGAGCACCCCTAGGAGCAGGATCTGCGCCACCATTAACTCCAACATTACCTGCATGATGTTTCCAAACATGTATGTGTAAACTATAAAGCTTATGTATGGAAAAagctaaaccaagaaacacaTCCATTAGAAATATTGCTTTATATTtggaatttcataaaaaaaattagtttgaCAAGAATAGCAaagcttgatatatattgtTGACCCTTTCcctattagcttaagcttttaggatcAGTTGATTAGTTAACAGATTAAACAGAAACTCCAGCATAAGCATTCTTCACGAACAGACCACATAAAAGAGGAAAATATAACTGGAAGTTATAGACATTGATGCACAACCATAATTTTCATCAATTCCGTGAAAAGTTTAACAGTGAATGGGAATTCAGGAAAAATTGCATAAAAGTAATTAGCAATTTTGAGATGTTTTTGGAAGATTGTCAAAAGCAAATTATGTCAAGAACAGACAGACGTATACTCCTCATAATCAGTCACTCCAGCTTAGTTGAAATCATTTATcaaagaaaaacaaggattgtaCATTATTTTCTCCATCACCATACATACTTTAATATCATCCAGCAAGACCTTTCAATTTAATGAAATCAGAGATGCACAAGGTCCATAAAATATAAAGCATTAGGCATTCTTTCTCATACCGTGCCCAAAAGGGTGAAAAGGCAAAGCTAAATGCTACTCAACCTTGTAGGTTCCATCTGTACTGCAGTCACCAAAACACTACTCCAGTACCAAGAATATTTCTAACAGTTGATCAATAAACTTTCAAGTTTTCCAAGGTTTTGGTTTAGGTCAGACTTTCATATCTACAATGAAACAATTTCCAGGACTGAATACAAAAGCTAGGTTTAAAACATTCTATTTGCTCCTCAAGCATATAGCAATTTTAGGTTAAATGGTTAAAAGAAATGCTCGACCTTTCCAGGTCCATATTCCATAAGTATTTTGACATCAATAAGCAGTACTACTTTATTTGAGCACTTTCAATTAAAAATTGTGAGGTTAAATATATCAGCATTGGTTCAATCTTACTACCACAAATCTGTGGCAATCACAGAAAATGAATGTACCTgataaattgcttgcagtaAATGGTCCCCCATCGTCAGTAGCTAGATGACTAGCATTTCGTCCACACCATGAAAAGCATGCCATGATTCGTCTCCTTGAAGCAACTACCTTCATAAGCCATCAACTATGTCAGCTCTAACAAGAGAAAGCATGCATGTAAAGAATTAACCAGCCATAACAGGCTTCTATTTTCAAAAAATTGGATGATGATTGAGAATGTAATTATAGAGATAATGATCCATAGAGAAGAAATAACAAATCCCTGGACCCTGATACAGATGATACCTCCTAAAGGTTAGGAAAGCTTATTGCAGTTTGTTCTGAATATAGATTCCCCATGGTATTAGATAAATTTAATGTTGAAAGAAAACAATGTATCTGTGCAAAAAtcataagaataaaaatcatGCTTTTCAATGAATTGGCTATCAGGTCCAATCCCATCATCTCGCGAAACTTCCAGAGATGCctacttccttttcttttttgagggGAAATACCTGCCATTTTCATGAAACGATAGTCATAGTAGTGCAAAACCTGCAATGATTGATACCTTAATGTCATGAACTGTCATTTCTTTTGTCTTATAACCATTGACACAACCATCTCTGCAAAATTGTTCATGATTCTTCATGAAACACGATGTTGCTGAATACAACAAACTATCGCTACTTGGCCTCCATTGTGCTTTCATGGAAAACAACAGCTCTATTTATCTAATTCTCCATGACATCTTAACTCTTCTTCCAGTTCGAAATTCATATCCCAtaaattaatattgaaatgaacaTACTATGTCTTAACCCTCATCTTTGTAAAAACAATCTATTTTGTAGGGAGCAATGTTAGAGAGCAAGTTCGTATGCTTTCTTATTCCAGTACCACGGTAAAAACAAGACGGAAGATGAAATCCATGACCAATAAGAATAAGTGGGCCATGGTCAAAATGGCGTTAGTCATGGAAAAAGTTGCGGGCTACACCAGGAAAAAACACAAAATTGGGTAGATATCGcttcaaaaaaaaggaaaaaacaaaacTTCAGAACCTATTGGATCAAGTGCTCCAATCAAATGGGTCCAGTAAGTAGTCAATAAGCGATCTTTTCAAGATAAAACAGAGGGAATCATCGAAGGTATCACCATGATCATTAATTTCTATATCTACTGCTACCTACAAGACAACTCTTCAATTCCGAGTCGTGATCAAACGTCGATTCTTGCCTTCTTTCTCACTCTCATCACTCTCTATTCCCATCAAATTTGTCATTGATGAAAAAATCCAAACATAAGCGAGTTCACagaaagaatgagatcaagaagaACCACTTAAAGTCCATGGGTCTAATTCTTGGAAATCAGTCCAAAAGAATTAAGAACCCTACGTTTCCATCGGGATTCTTGGAACAGCAATctaaccttcttcttctccaccaaTCTACCGCTTCTCGGGAAGGGGCGGCGAAGCAGGCAGCGCCGGCGAGGATCCGGGTGGACGCCGGCGGCGGCGCGCAAGATAGCGGGCAAGGCACAGGGATAAGATGGCGGAGGAATCGCGACTTCGCAGGCAGTGGGAGACGGTGGAGAAAGAGAAGACTTGGAACTTTTCGTACAGCGAGAATCTATTGTTACCGTCACCTCCCCAATACGTTTACCCCCAATTGACTCCGCGGTCTAAATCGCTGACCGTTCTGGTTCTCATAGTTTCAGGCTGCGAACGGTTACCTGACCAAATATGGCGGACTGTCTTCCGCGAAAAACTTCACaccaaacttcaaaaattttctgACAAATATCCATGTTACCTGACACGAGTAGGGACCCACAGGGATGCATTGTGTTTTTCCAAATAGATATTtgatgggttttttttttttagtacaacGGTAGCCCAATTCTCAATTGTAAGGGAGAGCTTTTTGGTGGGGTTAGCGAATCTCTTCGAAGTATTGCGCAGTATATAAAACAATTCAGTCTACGAATTTGTTTACCTTCCACTGTAATCTTTCAGCATCTAACGAATGTGGAGGATTTTATTTCTCCCCCACCTCTTCTTCGGTATGCAGTCAATCACTATGGCCATGTTAGTCTCAAAAAGCTTCTTCGTattgttattttatattttgtcccGTATGCGATATGGGCCACGTGGCATTCACTAATTAAATTATCTTAAAAACTTTGCTAATTAAATCAAAGATAACATTTGCGTCGGCGATTGTCTTGATTCCTAGTTTCCAGCCGTGCAATTGACGCCCTCATCGTTTCCACGGGTAAGATTTCTAATTGATCGTAGAAATATTCAACTGGGAATGTCAAATCGAAATGGCCCACGCGCTTCCAATTTGTCCCTTCTGTGGCGTGCTAAAACGCGCATTATTTTCATGGTAGAAGCCGGTGGGTCGGTCGATGCTCGGAATGTGTGGTATCCGAAATCAAAATCCGCCACCGCGGCACACGGAATGATGATGTAGCCTTGGAATGTTGGGGTGTCTCGTCCAGCACACCCGACAAGTTCTCAGAACTAGTTAGCAACTGCCACGTAATTGGCATTTTTGCAAAGGTCTCCTGACTTTAAATTCTAAGCAAACTGCTAGTAGCCCAATAACTGCCATTAGAAAATAAACATCCATCAaatatagatgcatgacataagATACATCGAGGGCGTTtagtaaccccaacaggatcaccacggtgatctaaAATTTTCGATAATCTGAATGCTGGAGTGATTTGATTCCCAATGATCAAAGATCAATGTGTTTGATAGACCATAgtccagtgattaaaaattcccagatatccatgagtaacttgtttggtatggtatggAGATTTAAGATCACCGACCACATGATACTATAAATACCTCCgatatatcttagatggattttttatgtgtttttaattctcataaatcaaaaatataagttAATATGCTAATTTCTATGGtagctccataattttgtcacatattcaACTTTTAGTAgatcatatcatatatttattaatcatataaaatatattatacaaaatattaatatatttatcaatataatcGTCCAATTTACTATTGTAGCCATCAAATGTTGCACCGGACTCTATGGTCCAAGGAGAATCATGTATCATATATAAGAGGTCTAAATTCTGGACAATATTGTTAAGTTCCCCATGAATTTATTGCAAGACAACTTGCTATGTATGCATGGTCAAAATACTACGTGCTAATATGTCTCCTGCCGTGTTGAAAGTCAAGACTTTTAAGTATTCTTCCAAACGCATGCTCGCTCACGGTAACATCTCGTTTGGAAACATACGCGCGAGTGCATTGACATGGACTGACCACTTCAACACCGGTAACACAAAAAGCTGCACCACCCCATATATAATAGTCCGGTATCTGCAACAAAATTTAAGAATGAGACTCAGTGCATTCAACGAGAGGTGCAAATAGGCCGAATTAGGTCGGTTCATGAGTGATCCCGACCCAATCCAGTTTCATATTCAAGTCTTAATTTTAGACCTAAATCCAACCCGATAGAAGATCGAATCGAGTCAGATCGGATCAACCgttacaatttttgacccaacgaaTCATTCGGATCAGGTCGGGTCAGGTCTATGTATAATCCGAACCCAACCTAAAAAAATCGGATGCGATTCGAATCCGAGTCAGGTCCGGTTCGTATCAACCCATCCATAACTTCAGAACTTGTGTTTGCACCCCCACGGGCTACAGCCCGCGagcccaaataattttacagattcagatcggatcgggtcgtaggattgaaaacctaaaattatccaaatttcaaatgggtcggatcaggCCGGGTCGGGTCTGCATTCAGTAAACCTAGACTCGATTCGAAAAATGGAAtatgtccaattttaggacccgacccggtcCCACAGGTCCTTCAAAATAGATCGGGTCAGATCAGGtcatgggtcaacccaacccatctGCATCCTTACATATAACATACATACGAGACAGTTCCAGTATACCTTGATGTAGTTCTCCGAAATTTTTGCCATGGTGTAATATAATAGTTTGGCGAAGGACAACCCAAATATATCTGCCTAACAATATTGTGGTTTTGTATCTGAAAAACACCATTCAGGTAGATGGAATGGAATAAGAGGGTTAAAGTATAAAATAAGAGTGGGCTAACTTAAATGGGCAATGCTGCAACCACCTTGATAGCTTAGAAAAAGGTTATGTTCCCTGCACCTTGGTTGATATGCTAAAGTTAGTGTGTGTGGACCAGtgctaaataattttttatacgcACAAGATGAGAAGACACCTACCTCAGTTGATGTCCTGAGATAAGTGTATGGACCTTGATAGTACTCACAAGTTGAGAAGCCACCTATGCCTTGGCTTTGCTACTCAATAATAGCACTAAAGGCAAGCATCATGAGTAACTTTCATGCTTAGATCCATGCAACCATTGCACCTTTCTCTTGAGCTTAGTGGGGATCGTATTCCTTTCTAATAGGAAAGAAAGGTATGAGGTACACCATGTGCAAGAATTATCAAGATAGACACTAAATGCACTCCCTTGTACAAGGCTCAAGACGAAATGGTTACTTTTTTATTGTGCTGCACTATGTTGCAGGTCATGTGGCATATTGGTACTTGGTGCCAAATGCCACCAATTAATTATTGATCATCCTTCGATTTTGCACACCCCaacataatatttttcatttaCATGGTCACTAGAATCTGGCTTCATGATTCCGATGGACATGGAACAATATCATTCATTCCATGGGTCCATTTTTCAaatatgtgacaaaatcatGGTACCAAAATTGAAAACTGTAGTCCTCTACATCACAGGTAGAGTGAATATACTAATAAGAACGTATGCTCCTAAAAAAGATCAATGATAAATCTTAATGTATATCTCGAACTCTCGAAATGGaattcatgcttttttttttgctaaacttAATAATTCATACAGTTctagtatgaatacatccaaaaagGTCAGAAAACAATAAATCACAGAGCGCTTCAAGCAACTCCCTCT encodes the following:
- the LOC103721776 gene encoding pto-interacting protein 1-like, with translation MACFSWCGRNASHLATDDGGPFTASNLSGNVGVNGGADPAPRGAQSVKVQPIAVPAILVDEIKEITKNFSSETLIGEGSYARVYYGVLKSGEKSAIKKLDASKQPDQDYLAQVSMVSRLKHENIVQLLGYCVDGNLRVLAYEFATMGSLHDILHGRKGVKGAQPGPVLSWAQRVKIAVGAARGLEYLHEKVQPRVIHRDIKSSNVLIFDDDVAKIADFDLSNQAPDMAARLHSTRVLGTFGYHAPEYAMTGQLSSKSDVYSFGVVLLELLTGRKPVDHTLPRGQQSLVTWATPRLSEDKVKQCVDARLGGDYPPKAVAKLAAVAALCVQYEADFRPNMSIVVKALQPLLNTRSGRPGEAPRL